A single genomic interval of Plantibacter sp. Leaf314 harbors:
- a CDS encoding DeoR/GlpR family DNA-binding transcription regulator — MATTGTLGAEERRARLTAILERDGSIRLDDAATELDVSSMTVRRDLADLEQAGIVRRVRGGAIPTLRPRTFTERSATGVREKGIIVEKLRALLPTDGAIAIDASSTAGGISRLLGDSRLTVATNSYPNFLLATANRDISAILVGGQAESRTDSFIGPIACQAASSLLYRRFFLSAAAVDPVIGSSEVTLEEAQVKQAFARASDETILVAASAKLDQRAMATGFALADVDLLVTELDPADPRLDAYRDAVDLL; from the coding sequence ATGGCAACGACGGGGACGCTCGGCGCCGAGGAGCGACGCGCCCGCCTGACCGCGATCCTCGAGCGCGACGGCAGCATCCGACTCGACGACGCGGCCACCGAGCTGGACGTCTCGTCGATGACGGTCCGCCGGGACCTCGCCGACCTCGAACAGGCCGGCATCGTCCGCCGCGTCCGCGGTGGCGCCATCCCGACCCTGCGACCGCGCACCTTCACCGAACGATCTGCGACGGGCGTCCGGGAGAAGGGCATCATCGTCGAGAAGCTCCGCGCCCTCCTCCCGACTGACGGCGCGATCGCGATCGACGCGTCGAGCACCGCCGGTGGGATCAGCCGCCTGCTCGGCGATTCGCGCCTCACGGTCGCGACGAACTCCTACCCGAACTTCCTGCTGGCCACGGCGAACCGCGACATCTCCGCGATCCTCGTCGGCGGCCAGGCCGAGTCGCGAACCGACAGCTTCATCGGACCGATCGCCTGCCAGGCGGCGTCATCCCTCCTGTACCGGCGGTTCTTCCTCTCCGCTGCGGCGGTCGATCCCGTGATCGGCAGTTCGGAGGTCACCCTCGAGGAGGCGCAGGTGAAGCAGGCCTTCGCGCGCGCCTCGGACGAGACGATCCTCGTCGCCGCCTCCGCGAAGCTCGACCAGCGGGCGATGGCGACCGGCTTCGCGCTGGCCGACGTCGACCTGCTCGTCACCGAGCTGGA